The genomic interval TTAACCTAATCTCTCCATGTGTTTTGTATTTAATTACTACTCAAATAGAAGCTTCCTATGGTTGAGCATATATAGGTTCCTTGAATATGACCACACACATAaaatgatatatttatatataaatatatgtatatcatATATGTATGTGAGACTTAGAGTTGAGGCTATACATGTCATCACaaaaatcatttaatatttttagtgGAATTTCTAACATTTTAAATCTATGTTTAGCATATTTTGtgttctctatacttaatttacACTATCAATTCATATTACAAAATTTTCaacatttctatatatatatatatatatatatttattttcaatatttatGTCACatgataatatgtatatattgtattaacaaaataaaaattcacaagtgactttttaaaaataaaaatcacaaGTGAAATAAATATGTACGATTTTGAAATATACAtgatattaaatttatattttagtgattagaaaaaaaaaattgacattatatatgaaattattaagttttatataattaataattaattgaaaaatgaAGATATTGATTGAGTAAGATAAAGCTATATTAACTAGACAATGTTATATATTAAGTAAATTAATTAAACGGTTttgattattaatttattataaatatcttatagtTACGTAAtgatcataaaaaataattatcaaagtCAATAAATTTGATCATAAttctcaacatatatatataaatgaataaCTACATATAGAAGTTTGAATGGAACATGGTGAGAGATGCGTGGAGTTAAGGAACCATTGTCTTATCATTCCTTAATTacatattaaactatatatatatttttcatttgcTTAGCTTATTACTTATAAagcttttaatatattaaaaagttttagtgtttttaattaatttgattctTCAAATTATAAGGCAAAATGATGTGTATATTGTTTGAGTGTTTtcctatttatttataaattaatttacataaATATCTTTCATGCATGTGTAGCCTTGTTACTATGTTGCCTACATCTTTGAGTAGACGTACACTGCTTCTCAAATACAAAATGCAAATTTGATTAAGCCTATATAGCACATCTCAAATGAGTATTTTGATAGATCTTTAATCTTTTTTCATATTCGtgagaattttttaatttaattttctttttatgacATATAgttatttagaattatttgtaaaattttaaaagactTAATTTAAGTTTATAGTACACCCTCAAAGAGTGTTTTGGTACACTCCTATTTATTTCGATATCGGTAAgagttttttagtctaattttttaaaattgggtctgttataattatttaggattacttttaaattttcaaaaaattccaATTAACTTACAATAGCAAAAAtaagatttatatattttattgtacgcacgacaattttttttttttatatatgtatgatgATGAGtaactatttaaattttatttttagcacggtaaatatttctaaaatttaCAAATAGTCTTACATAACTACATTGGGTGTTcggtcataaaaaaaaaattaactttttctttttaaatatatatcaaaacactaaaaaatttaccaaaatcattCTTTAAAGGGAACTAATATATagaaatttccaataaatatatatatttatgatttttCTGTGCATGTAGGATAGGTTTCTACGAAAACCCTAAATTAAAGGCTCCATGTTCCAAAGCTTAGTCAAAAGAGATTTTGAAATTCATAATCCGAAAATAGATTGAGAAAACTATTTCCATGTCGTACGTTCACTTTATGacagtaacaaaaaaaaaaaaagaaaaaactttttttctaagaaaataagaaaaagacaTAATTTAATTAGGTATTGGTCTGATCCCCacgtataaaaataataaattataatatttagcaGCAGTCTTGAATTTCATTTTTCATCAAATTATCTCAAAACCATTATCTCACTCTCAACTATCATGAATGTAGATTAATTTAACACAAAATTGTACACATTACACATAATAAActgtattatatttttaagtaaagattaattacataacttttaataatataatatatagctaACTATAAATATGTGCCTCTTGTGCTAGTTTGACTAacattttttgggttttttaaaatacaagttATATTGTGTCGtgccataaaaaaatatgtgtcatgtcataaaaaatataagtcGTGTTGTGCCATGTAACAATTTTATAAGGTAGACCTGGTACGACCCACAAGCCCAATACTTTTGTGTCGtgctcaaattttatttttcttaaatagatCGACTAACCTATTCTTCATACATGGACTTAAATTTTTGcttcatatttttgtatttttattataattgatAAGCTAAAtactataatatatgtatattttatagttttaattacttttatatttttttttaataatagttaTACATAAtcatacaaaaataattataattattataatttgaatattactattattttaattaataaataattgtttatcactattattattattataaaattgttGAGTTTTTAATGTGTGTCATGTTTTTGAGCTACTCTATTCGTGCTTATGTATTATGCTTTTAGACTTATCTTGTCATGTCCCATCGTGTCAAAGCCTATATTTTTCATGTTGTATGGTGCATAtgcttatgtttttttatatcGTGTCGTATCGTGCCtaaacacatattttttttgtatcagATCGTACTCATACCTCTCAGACTCATATCATTTTCATTCCACCTTAAAAAAACTCAACCTATATTTACAACACTAAGTATAAAAAGTGCATTGTAATTTGGATGTgtgtagtgtttttttttttcaaacttctTAGCTATAACTTTTATGACTTTATAGGTATTAAATGTGTTCAAAATTTTGAgatgtaaataaatatattgcTTCTAGCTAGCTCTTGATTTGACCTTTATTTTAATGGCACTATTGCCATGAACATTTAGTATATATAGGAAGATTGATTTTGATGGGAGTACATATACTTTCACCggttattttgaaaattaaattagagGGCATTGAaatcaaattttaatatgtagTCAATTGGATGAATCTACCTCTTCACctctaaaaataatatatattaagtgtcaTTTTCTCAAACAAATTTATTATAGTGTGACTTTtgactgattttttttttttaatgttgaaATAGACCTCAAAAATGTTGACCTTTTGGTCTTGTAAACATTCATAGtgatgaaaataatatttaaggaaaattcaatatttcattagaaaaactttttaatttcaaaaattgttgtagtaatttaagtaatttaataaGTACTACAATTGAATATATTAAGTAATttaatttatctatttttatagTAAAATGTTAATGGCATCAACTCGTGAcactaaatattatagtttaataGCAATATTAATTTTCGTggactttaatatttaataaaattataaaattaaattaattataataaaatataaaataataaacaattatgttaaaataaattttagtataatcattttaaattaattgttaaatttaaattccaacaataatATAAAAACTTAAGTAAAAATATAGAGTTTTAAACTTGTGAACTCTTTATAAACTTTAAATATAGATTTATCAATAGACTAAACATTACAATTTGATAAAAATTGaccaaattaataattatttttttaaaattttatgtttttatttacaaaaaatacggaTTTTGATATACTTTTATGTTATACATattcttgttaatttatttgtatgttattttttattgttattttgatattatttaaatGATGTTTTCCTGATACtttaatgtaaattttttattgtttaactctataaaaaaatctttaaatgtaaaaatataaaaattttacaaaactAATACTCTATGTTattgtttgtaaaaattatttaaatttaaacccgAAATAACTTAAAACCGAAACAAATGTATATAATAATGTTTTGGTTTCACCCATGTTGTTAATCAACGTTCGTTCCGGAAATAGAATCTTTGATACTTATAACGCAAACCACTCAACAAAATATCAATATCACACTTAAAAGCCACTTAAACAAACATGTAATTTTCTTATCCtaatctaaaatataatcatattattattCCTTAATTAAGTAGCCAATAAATACAGTCATTTGATCAAAGTCAAAACCCCACAATATTAAAGTCAATTATATGAcatctttatataaatattgcCCACAAacatatgtaattttaaaattcatggattttgtttttcttcctaAATATTCTCTTCTAATGGCCATATATGAATCTAAAGATAAAAGGttaattttatataacataTCTCATTGATAATgacacaaaaaaatataataaaattccagacaaaattaaactaattatttttatatatattcacaAACAACAGActtacaataaaaatttaaataaaaagactgaaaatagaagaagaagagaccCAAATAAAAGACTGAAAAAAAcggaaaagaataaaaaaatgaaaaaattcattttttttttccctccTTCTgtgtattaattttaaataacaaaattttctttaacaaaattaaaaataaattaatgagCTGGAAATTGGTGGCAAAACCTACTCACTCCTTCAAGAAACGACTCACAATCTCCACGCTTGGTTCCAATACCTGTCTCTCCCAATTCTCCGTAAATTTCTCGCCGGGTTCTGACGTCATCACCGCCGTGAAAGCCTCAGTCGCATCAAGTCGCCGTATATCCCAACCGGAACCTTTCAACCGTACGATCTTACTAATTTGACTCTTGGCTAAGCTACAAGTATTTTCTTTAATAGCCCTCACCGCATCCTCAAATGCACCTCTCCGCACctgatcattattattattttcctcGCCAGGTttaaatttcccaaaatacttATCGAACTCGGGAACCCCAATAGCTTTTCTCAACCCGGTCCGAGTTGCGGAATCGTTTCCGTGGTCTGAGTCATCTGAGTTGTAAAACTCGGCTAACTCGTCGAACATTCCGAGTTTCAACATATCATCGACTCGTTTCGATAAGTAATCGGTTAGTATCTTTACAGACACGTCAACCCAGAGAAAACAACAGTCGTATCTTAACTCGGTTGAAATCGGTGAGTTGGAACGTTCATCGAACACGTCGGAATCGGACGAGTCGAATCGTTCGACAACCAAAGCATGAATGAACGAGTTAGAACCACCAACAAGAACAGGAAGCTTTCTCCTTGCAGTGATTTCAGAAACAGCATTTCCAGCCAATGAACGAAACTCAGATGGAGTCAAATCACGATGAGCTTGGTCAACATCACCCAAAAGATGATGAGGAACACCACAACGATCAGAAACTGAAATCTTATTCGTCGTTATATCTAACCCTTTATAAACCTGCATTTTATCAGAGTTAATCACTTCAACAGGGAAATGTTCAGACAGGTCGATTGACAGACGAGATTTTCCGGTGCCGGTCGCTCCCATGATTACAACAAGCTTCTCCTTTCGGAGACGGTGGTGGCGACGGAGTGCGGCTGACATGGTTGAGTAATCCATTGTTGGGTGTTGTTTTTTTCCGGCGAAAGATAAAAGGGTTTGGGTTTGTTGAGTTAACGGTAACGATAACGGTAACGGCGGAAATGAATAGttataacaatgagaagaagaGGGTTCAAATTTCATAGAATGAAAAAAAGGACAGGTTGGGTTTTGTTTTGGTGAGCTGTACTGAAATGGttttagagagagaagaagaagaagaaggaggaggagTAGTAGTAGTACAGTACCACTGCCACAGCAGAGAATGAATTTGGGTAAAAAAATCAGGGGTAatagtggtggtggtggtagtGATGAGTGGTAACAAacagtcatatatatatattgtatatagtACTGTAagaatataattagtactattttgagtagtgtgtattttggaaaaagatttgatttttattGATGGGTTTTTTCTAGAAAtggaagaataataataatattggatTTTTCATTGTTAGTATTTTTTCTGGGTTGGTAAGATTCAGGTtgagaagatgaagatgaagatgaagatgaagaagaagagagaagaagatCTTGTAATAGTAAAGGAAAATCATTGATTGGATAATATTTTGTGGTATTAAGAATGGAATTGGATTTGGGATTAGTATTTTAATTTGGATTTGCCAAATTATTTCATAGTTAATTCTGTTCATGCGTTTTCCTTTCTCTTTCTGGGtatgaatgaatgaatgaattgAATTTGAATGGCAAATGGGTTTCTTATTAAAGAGAGGATTTTTTGAGGAATAACCAGAAATTATTTCAttctgtttttttgttgttaatgCCAAATATATAAATGCTcatctctatttttttatttcattataataatatcagattttttttattcaaaaagaaaagGGTATGATTGTAATTTCAgtcttcaaagaaaaaaaaattaaaagtcctaatctagagagaaaagaaaaggaaaattatACACCATCAAAACACTATTTAatccatttcaaaaaataaataataacacaatttaatttttactttaatagtgttgatttttttattgaagaaaaaaatttaattgtattgattttttttaataaaaggatttagtatgtatgtttaaatttaaaattattttccttttaaaaagttatacttattttattattaattgtgtTATAACTGAGATTTATTATTTATGGTTACAATTtaacttttgagatttttttttttatcattttacagtactataatctaaaatttccttttttttttgacatgataatctaaaatttccttagtaattaaaaatattctgttttttttaataaactaaaatctcaaatttttccttatgaaattaaaatattcaattttttcttttaaatgaaATGTTTTTGAAGATATTGTTTACCCCAAACTCTTTGTAAcctcaaattaattaattacttattaTGATGCCTCATCAATTCCCTACTAGAAAagctaaattaattaattatttatatttaataccTCAAATATTTACCTCATTCATTAGGTACATATAGATATAGGTTCACAACATTATAGTAAAATTtgttaatattttctttttgactTTTTTGATTACCCTactaacataaaaatataatattttaatcattttgtattatatatattatttaatgtagaagaaaaaaaaacagtagTGAAAAGGATATATAATGTAATGTAAATATTTAAagtaaaataatgataaaaaaaaacaaaacacaaaaaaaaaaaaaaaaaaaaaaaagtggagcttgtttggtaatttttttttttaaaataatgtaaaGACTGTGATGTGAGTGGACTTACTCTCTatatttttactattgtttcagattttcttttacaaaaatttgaatttttaatatgtttaattttgaaatatctTTTGTACAATCAtaacattaaataaaatatataagtatcattttaatatttctttaattttgttatatatatatattataaaagaaaattattaaaattgtacaatctatatatataaaggagtaGTATGAGAATGTGACATGACATTCTAAGaagaatagaaaattaataagtctccatatgatttttattaatgagaatgtaattgttattattattcatattttttgttctattatttttcttatcaatttattaattattaaatatttaatgtgtCTATCATTTATCCgatagaaaaatttaatacatgcaacaataagaaaaaaaattagctcTTAAGTTTAAGAACCTATTGAATGAAGGTTCgactttaaaatttaaaaagtgtgGCAACCTCAAGTAAGTACAGACCATTTCAAATgactataaaattttatttttgattacaACTTCAGTAAAGAGATTAGAAAAAGAAATAGTTAACATCCCGACCAATGTGTTTCAATTTATAACTCAAAAGTTAATTGATTTACGTTTTAATGATAAGAGAATACTCTCAAgtatttattcaattattaacttttattcatatttaaaaaagattatttaacTATTCATCTTTATAATATTCTAATGTCTTTGTGTTATTAAATGCTTATG from Cannabis sativa cultivar Pink pepper isolate KNU-18-1 chromosome 4, ASM2916894v1, whole genome shotgun sequence carries:
- the LOC133036617 gene encoding adenylate isopentenyltransferase-like — encoded protein: MTVCYHSSLPPPPLLPLIFLPKFILCCGSGTVLLLLLLLLLLLLSLKPFQYSSPKQNPTCPFFHSMKFEPSSSHCYNYSFPPLPLSLPLTQQTQTLLSFAGKKQHPTMDYSTMSAALRRHHRLRKEKLVVIMGATGTGKSRLSIDLSEHFPVEVINSDKMQVYKGLDITTNKISVSDRCGVPHHLLGDVDQAHRDLTPSEFRSLAGNAVSEITARRKLPVLVGGSNSFIHALVVERFDSSDSDVFDERSNSPISTELRYDCCFLWVDVSVKILTDYLSKRVDDMLKLGMFDELAEFYNSDDSDHGNDSATRTGLRKAIGVPEFDKYFGKFKPGEENNNNDQVRRGAFEDAVRAIKENTCSLAKSQISKIVRLKGSGWDIRRLDATEAFTAVMTSEPGEKFTENWERQVLEPSVEIVSRFLKE